CAGCGCCTCGCACTCCAACGCGATGGCGCAGCGTCTGCGATCCGGCGTCGAGGCCGGCATCGCCGACGGATCGATCACCGGCGTCGCCTTCACCCAGCCGACCCAGTCCAACGGCGTCTTCGCGACCTTGCCGGACGGGGTCGCGGACCGCCTGCGCGAATCGTTCCGCTTCTACGACTGGGATGCCGCGAAGAACGAAGTGCGCTGGATGTGCTCGTTCGACACGACCGAGGCCGACATCGACGCCTTCATCGCCGCGATCGCGCGCGAGACCGCGCATCCGGGCTCCGAGCCGGGCCGCGGTGTCCAGTCACCGCACGTCCAGGTCGAGTAGCGAGCCTCAGCGCAGCGCGCCCACGCTCGCCAGCGCAAGCCGGATGAGCGTGCCGCGGCCACCCTCCATCTCGGCGGCCAGGGAGTCCGACGCCGCTTCCGCGGGCGGCATCCACGTCACTTCCAGGGCGTCCTGCCGCGGCTCGCAGGTCCCGGTGACCGGTACGACGAAGGCGAGCGAGACGGCGTGCTGGCGGTCGTCGTGGAAGGCCGAGAGCCCGGGCATCGGGAAGTACTCCGCGACGGTGAACGGCACCGGCTGGGGCGGCAGCAGCGGGAAGGCCATCGGTCCGAGGTCGTTCTCGAGGTGACGGAACAGCGCATCGCGCACGCTCTCGCCGTAGCGCACCCGGCCGCTCACGATCGTGCGGGTGATCTCGCCCATCGGAGTGGCCCGCAGCAGGATGCCGACGTCGGTGACGGCACCCAGGCCGTCGGTGCGCACCGGGATCGCCTCGACATAGAGCATCGGCAGGCGTCGACGCGCTTCGGCCAGCTCGATCTCCGTGAGCCAGCCGGGATTGGAGGCGCTCCCAGGCGTCGGCGAGCCGAATGTGCCGTCGCCGATCGGTCGATCCGATCGGTCGTACCGCCCGCCGCGGTTCAGCTCGCGGGAGGTTCCCTCGTCGTCGTCGCGGTCGTTCGGGTCGGGATCAGGTGTGCG
This portion of the Microbacterium pygmaeum genome encodes:
- a CDS encoding NUDIX hydrolase family protein, translating into MPVRTPDPDPNDRDDDEGTSRELNRGGRYDRSDRPIGDGTFGSPTPGSASNPGWLTEIELAEARRRLPMLYVEAIPVRTDGLGAVTDVGILLRATPMGEITRTIVSGRVRYGESVRDALFRHLENDLGPMAFPLLPPQPVPFTVAEYFPMPGLSAFHDDRQHAVSLAFVVPVTGTCEPRQDALEVTWMPPAEAASDSLAAEMEGGRGTLIRLALASVGALR